A genomic window from Euwallacea fornicatus isolate EFF26 chromosome 6, ASM4011564v1, whole genome shotgun sequence includes:
- the Su(var)3-3 gene encoding lysine-specific histone demethylase 1A isoform X10, with translation MKNMSRRKKSKLDLKEEKEEKPTPNEQDTPETSDKSKVTTNDKKSNANSNRSSTLKKEKKDDVKKEKDDEKLEDSELDDPLIRELFSGLEGAAFQSRMPYDKLTSTEAACFPDIASAALQTIKVYLNIRNRILKMWLDNPKQQLILDYAMDNMEAPYNSDIPLLKRVHAFLERNGFINYGMFKRLQPIPSKKYGKVIVIGAGIAGLAAAQQLQQFGLEVIVLEARDRVGGRIATFRKGSYIADLGAMVVTGLGGNPVTTLSKQIDMELHRIRQKCPLYQSCGVTVDKDKDEMVEREFNRLLEATSYLSHQLDFNYAGNKPVSLGQALEWIIKLQEKHVKEKQILHLKSVIELQNKLMTNGNELIKIKEKMQEINVKVKEVSGLESKRNVDQEFVYRSGIRDLNALAREWDQLKAQEKEIEEKLAELEASPPSDVYLSSQDRQILDWHFANLEFANATPLSNLSLKHWDQDDDFEFTGNHLTE, from the exons ATGAAAAATATGAGTCGCAGGAAGAAAAGCAAG CTTGatttaaaagaagaaaaggaagaaaaacCAACTCCAAATGAGCAGGATACACCTGAAACTTCTGACAAATCAAAAGTTACAACAAAtgacaaaaaatcaaatgctaACAGCAACCGATCTAGTACATtgaagaaagaaaagaagGATGATGTAAAGAAGGAGAAGGATGATGAAAAGCTTGAAGATTCAGAACTGGATGATCCCCTTATTAGAGAATTGTTTTCTGGCTTGGAGGGGGCTGCCTTTCAGAGCAGAATGCCATATGACAAGTTGACTTCCACTGAAGCTGCTTGTTTTCCTG ATATTGCAAGTGCAGCTCTCCAAACGATAAAAGTCTACTTAAACATAAGAAACCGCATACTGAAAATGTGGCTTGACAATCCTAAGCAACAGCTCATCTTGGACTATGCCATGGACAATATGGAAGCTCCCTACAACAGCGATATTCCCCTCTTAAAACGTGTCCACGCATTTTTAGAACGGAATGGCTTTATCAATTATGGAAtgtttaaaag ATTGCAACCAATACCCAGTAAAAAATATGGTAAAGTCATTGTGATTGGAGCTGGAATTGCAGGCCTTGCAGCCGCTCAACAATTGCAGCAATTTGGTTTAGAAGTTATCGTTCTTGAGGCGAGAGATAGGGTGGGCGGGAGAATTGCCACTTTTAGAAaag GAAGCTACATTGCTGATTTAGGGGCTATGGTAGTCACAGGTTTAGGGGGCAATCCAGTTACTACTTTAAGTAAGCAAATTGATATGGAATTGCACCGAATTAGGCAAAAATGCCCTTTATATCAGTCTTGTGGAGTTACAGTTGATAAAGATAAAGATGAGATGGTTGAGAGGGAATTCAATAG acTTTTGGAAGCAACTTCTTACCTATCTCATCAGCTGGATTTCAACTATGCTGGTAATAAACCAGTAAGTCTTGGACAGGCTCTCGAATGGATCATCAAGTTGCAAGAGAAACAtgtcaaagaaaaacaaattttgcacTTGAAGTCGGTAATTGAGTTGCAG AACAAATTAATGACCAATGGAAACGaattaataaagataaaagaaaaaatgcaagaaaTTAACGTCAAAGTTAAGGAAGTGAGCGGTTTAGAGTCAAAAAGGAATGTGGATCAGGAGTTTGTTTATCGCAGTGGCATAag GGATTTAAATGCTTTAGCAAGAGAGTGGGATCAGCTAAAAGCTCAAGAGAAAGAAATTGAAGAGAAATTGGCTGAATTGGAGGCATCTCCTCCCAG tgATGTGTATTTATCATCGCAAGACCGGCAAATTTTGGATTGGCACTTCGCTAATTTGGAATTTGCTAACGCCACACCATTGTCAAATTTATCGCTGAAGCATTGGGACCAGGACGACGACTTCGAATTTACAGGGAATCATTTGACAG AGTAA
- the Su(var)3-3 gene encoding lysine-specific histone demethylase 1A isoform X9, with the protein MKNMSRRKKSKLDLKEEKEEKPTPNEQDTPETSDKSKVTTNDKKSNANSNRSSTLKKEKKDDVKKEKDDEKLEDSELDDPLIRELFSGLEGAAFQSRMPYDKLTSTEAACFPDIASAALQTIKVYLNIRNRILKMWLDNPKQQLILDYAMDNMEAPYNSDIPLLKRVHAFLERNGFINYGMFKRLQPIPSKKYGKVIVIGAGIAGLAAAQQLQQFGLEVIVLEARDRVGGRIATFRKGSYIADLGAMVVTGLGGNPVTTLSKQIDMELHRIRQKCPLYQSCGVTVDKDKDEMVEREFNRLLEATSYLSHQLDFNYAGNKPVSLGQALEWIIKLQEKHVKEKQILHLKSVIELQNKLMTNGNELIKIKEKMQEINVKVKEVSGLESKRNVDQEFVYRSGIRDLNALAREWDQLKAQEKEIEEKLAELEASPPSDVYLSSQDRQILDWHFANLEFANATPLSNLSLKHWDQDDDFEFTGNHLTD; encoded by the exons ATGAAAAATATGAGTCGCAGGAAGAAAAGCAAG CTTGatttaaaagaagaaaaggaagaaaaacCAACTCCAAATGAGCAGGATACACCTGAAACTTCTGACAAATCAAAAGTTACAACAAAtgacaaaaaatcaaatgctaACAGCAACCGATCTAGTACATtgaagaaagaaaagaagGATGATGTAAAGAAGGAGAAGGATGATGAAAAGCTTGAAGATTCAGAACTGGATGATCCCCTTATTAGAGAATTGTTTTCTGGCTTGGAGGGGGCTGCCTTTCAGAGCAGAATGCCATATGACAAGTTGACTTCCACTGAAGCTGCTTGTTTTCCTG ATATTGCAAGTGCAGCTCTCCAAACGATAAAAGTCTACTTAAACATAAGAAACCGCATACTGAAAATGTGGCTTGACAATCCTAAGCAACAGCTCATCTTGGACTATGCCATGGACAATATGGAAGCTCCCTACAACAGCGATATTCCCCTCTTAAAACGTGTCCACGCATTTTTAGAACGGAATGGCTTTATCAATTATGGAAtgtttaaaag ATTGCAACCAATACCCAGTAAAAAATATGGTAAAGTCATTGTGATTGGAGCTGGAATTGCAGGCCTTGCAGCCGCTCAACAATTGCAGCAATTTGGTTTAGAAGTTATCGTTCTTGAGGCGAGAGATAGGGTGGGCGGGAGAATTGCCACTTTTAGAAaag GAAGCTACATTGCTGATTTAGGGGCTATGGTAGTCACAGGTTTAGGGGGCAATCCAGTTACTACTTTAAGTAAGCAAATTGATATGGAATTGCACCGAATTAGGCAAAAATGCCCTTTATATCAGTCTTGTGGAGTTACAGTTGATAAAGATAAAGATGAGATGGTTGAGAGGGAATTCAATAG acTTTTGGAAGCAACTTCTTACCTATCTCATCAGCTGGATTTCAACTATGCTGGTAATAAACCAGTAAGTCTTGGACAGGCTCTCGAATGGATCATCAAGTTGCAAGAGAAACAtgtcaaagaaaaacaaattttgcacTTGAAGTCGGTAATTGAGTTGCAG AACAAATTAATGACCAATGGAAACGaattaataaagataaaagaaaaaatgcaagaaaTTAACGTCAAAGTTAAGGAAGTGAGCGGTTTAGAGTCAAAAAGGAATGTGGATCAGGAGTTTGTTTATCGCAGTGGCATAag GGATTTAAATGCTTTAGCAAGAGAGTGGGATCAGCTAAAAGCTCAAGAGAAAGAAATTGAAGAGAAATTGGCTGAATTGGAGGCATCTCCTCCCAG tgATGTGTATTTATCATCGCAAGACCGGCAAATTTTGGATTGGCACTTCGCTAATTTGGAATTTGCTAACGCCACACCATTGTCAAATTTATCGCTGAAGCATTGGGACCAGGACGACGACTTCGAATTTACAGGGAATCATTTGACAG
- the Su(var)3-3 gene encoding lysine-specific histone demethylase 1A isoform X5 → MKNMSRRKKSKLDLKEEKEEKPTPNEQDTPETSDKSKVTTNDKKSNANSNRSSTLKKEKKDDVKKEKDDEKLEDSELDDPLIRELFSGLEGAAFQSRMPYDKLTSTEAACFPDIASAALQTIKVYLNIRNRILKMWLDNPKQQLILDYAMDNMEAPYNSDIPLLKRVHAFLERNGFINYGMFKRLQPIPSKKYGKVIVIGAGIAGLAAAQQLQQFGLEVIVLEARDRVGGRIATFRKGSYIADLGAMVVTGLGGNPVTTLSKQIDMELHRIRQKCPLYQSCGVTVDKDKDEMVEREFNRLLEATSYLSHQLDFNYAGNKPVSLGQALEWIIKLQEKHVKEKQILHLKSVIELQNKLMTNGNELIKIKEKMQEINVKVKEVSGLESKRNVDQEFVYRSGIRDLNALAREWDQLKAQEKEIEEKLAELEASPPSDVYLSSQDRQILDWHFANLEFANATPLSNLSLKHWDQDDDFEFTGNHLTDLESA, encoded by the exons ATGAAAAATATGAGTCGCAGGAAGAAAAGCAAG CTTGatttaaaagaagaaaaggaagaaaaacCAACTCCAAATGAGCAGGATACACCTGAAACTTCTGACAAATCAAAAGTTACAACAAAtgacaaaaaatcaaatgctaACAGCAACCGATCTAGTACATtgaagaaagaaaagaagGATGATGTAAAGAAGGAGAAGGATGATGAAAAGCTTGAAGATTCAGAACTGGATGATCCCCTTATTAGAGAATTGTTTTCTGGCTTGGAGGGGGCTGCCTTTCAGAGCAGAATGCCATATGACAAGTTGACTTCCACTGAAGCTGCTTGTTTTCCTG ATATTGCAAGTGCAGCTCTCCAAACGATAAAAGTCTACTTAAACATAAGAAACCGCATACTGAAAATGTGGCTTGACAATCCTAAGCAACAGCTCATCTTGGACTATGCCATGGACAATATGGAAGCTCCCTACAACAGCGATATTCCCCTCTTAAAACGTGTCCACGCATTTTTAGAACGGAATGGCTTTATCAATTATGGAAtgtttaaaag ATTGCAACCAATACCCAGTAAAAAATATGGTAAAGTCATTGTGATTGGAGCTGGAATTGCAGGCCTTGCAGCCGCTCAACAATTGCAGCAATTTGGTTTAGAAGTTATCGTTCTTGAGGCGAGAGATAGGGTGGGCGGGAGAATTGCCACTTTTAGAAaag GAAGCTACATTGCTGATTTAGGGGCTATGGTAGTCACAGGTTTAGGGGGCAATCCAGTTACTACTTTAAGTAAGCAAATTGATATGGAATTGCACCGAATTAGGCAAAAATGCCCTTTATATCAGTCTTGTGGAGTTACAGTTGATAAAGATAAAGATGAGATGGTTGAGAGGGAATTCAATAG acTTTTGGAAGCAACTTCTTACCTATCTCATCAGCTGGATTTCAACTATGCTGGTAATAAACCAGTAAGTCTTGGACAGGCTCTCGAATGGATCATCAAGTTGCAAGAGAAACAtgtcaaagaaaaacaaattttgcacTTGAAGTCGGTAATTGAGTTGCAG AACAAATTAATGACCAATGGAAACGaattaataaagataaaagaaaaaatgcaagaaaTTAACGTCAAAGTTAAGGAAGTGAGCGGTTTAGAGTCAAAAAGGAATGTGGATCAGGAGTTTGTTTATCGCAGTGGCATAag GGATTTAAATGCTTTAGCAAGAGAGTGGGATCAGCTAAAAGCTCAAGAGAAAGAAATTGAAGAGAAATTGGCTGAATTGGAGGCATCTCCTCCCAG tgATGTGTATTTATCATCGCAAGACCGGCAAATTTTGGATTGGCACTTCGCTAATTTGGAATTTGCTAACGCCACACCATTGTCAAATTTATCGCTGAAGCATTGGGACCAGGACGACGACTTCGAATTTACAGGGAATCATTTGACAG
- the Su(var)3-3 gene encoding lysine-specific histone demethylase 1A isoform X7, with protein sequence MKNMSRRKKSKLDLKEEKEEKPTPNEQDTPETSDKSKVTTNDKKSNANSNRSSTLKKEKKDDVKKEKDDEKLEDSELDDPLIRELFSGLEGAAFQSRMPYDKLTSTEAACFPDIASAALQTIKVYLNIRNRILKMWLDNPKQQLILDYAMDNMEAPYNSDIPLLKRVHAFLERNGFINYGMFKRLQPIPSKKYGKVIVIGAGIAGLAAAQQLQQFGLEVIVLEARDRVGGRIATFRKGSYIADLGAMVVTGLGGNPVTTLSKQIDMELHRIRQKCPLYQSCGVTVDKDKDEMVEREFNRLLEATSYLSHQLDFNYAGNKPVSLGQALEWIIKLQEKHVKEKQILHLKSVIELQNKLMTNGNELIKIKEKMQEINVKVKEVSGLESKRNVDQEFVYRSGIRDLNALAREWDQLKAQEKEIEEKLAELEASPPSDVYLSSQDRQILDWHFANLEFANATPLSNLSLKHWDQDDDFEFTGNHLTGS encoded by the exons ATGAAAAATATGAGTCGCAGGAAGAAAAGCAAG CTTGatttaaaagaagaaaaggaagaaaaacCAACTCCAAATGAGCAGGATACACCTGAAACTTCTGACAAATCAAAAGTTACAACAAAtgacaaaaaatcaaatgctaACAGCAACCGATCTAGTACATtgaagaaagaaaagaagGATGATGTAAAGAAGGAGAAGGATGATGAAAAGCTTGAAGATTCAGAACTGGATGATCCCCTTATTAGAGAATTGTTTTCTGGCTTGGAGGGGGCTGCCTTTCAGAGCAGAATGCCATATGACAAGTTGACTTCCACTGAAGCTGCTTGTTTTCCTG ATATTGCAAGTGCAGCTCTCCAAACGATAAAAGTCTACTTAAACATAAGAAACCGCATACTGAAAATGTGGCTTGACAATCCTAAGCAACAGCTCATCTTGGACTATGCCATGGACAATATGGAAGCTCCCTACAACAGCGATATTCCCCTCTTAAAACGTGTCCACGCATTTTTAGAACGGAATGGCTTTATCAATTATGGAAtgtttaaaag ATTGCAACCAATACCCAGTAAAAAATATGGTAAAGTCATTGTGATTGGAGCTGGAATTGCAGGCCTTGCAGCCGCTCAACAATTGCAGCAATTTGGTTTAGAAGTTATCGTTCTTGAGGCGAGAGATAGGGTGGGCGGGAGAATTGCCACTTTTAGAAaag GAAGCTACATTGCTGATTTAGGGGCTATGGTAGTCACAGGTTTAGGGGGCAATCCAGTTACTACTTTAAGTAAGCAAATTGATATGGAATTGCACCGAATTAGGCAAAAATGCCCTTTATATCAGTCTTGTGGAGTTACAGTTGATAAAGATAAAGATGAGATGGTTGAGAGGGAATTCAATAG acTTTTGGAAGCAACTTCTTACCTATCTCATCAGCTGGATTTCAACTATGCTGGTAATAAACCAGTAAGTCTTGGACAGGCTCTCGAATGGATCATCAAGTTGCAAGAGAAACAtgtcaaagaaaaacaaattttgcacTTGAAGTCGGTAATTGAGTTGCAG AACAAATTAATGACCAATGGAAACGaattaataaagataaaagaaaaaatgcaagaaaTTAACGTCAAAGTTAAGGAAGTGAGCGGTTTAGAGTCAAAAAGGAATGTGGATCAGGAGTTTGTTTATCGCAGTGGCATAag GGATTTAAATGCTTTAGCAAGAGAGTGGGATCAGCTAAAAGCTCAAGAGAAAGAAATTGAAGAGAAATTGGCTGAATTGGAGGCATCTCCTCCCAG tgATGTGTATTTATCATCGCAAGACCGGCAAATTTTGGATTGGCACTTCGCTAATTTGGAATTTGCTAACGCCACACCATTGTCAAATTTATCGCTGAAGCATTGGGACCAGGACGACGACTTCGAATTTACAGGGAATCATTTGACAG GGAGCTGA
- the Su(var)3-3 gene encoding lysine-specific histone demethylase 1A isoform X6 produces MKNMSRRKKSKLDLKEEKEEKPTPNEQDTPETSDKSKVTTNDKKSNANSNRSSTLKKEKKDDVKKEKDDEKLEDSELDDPLIRELFSGLEGAAFQSRMPYDKLTSTEAACFPDIASAALQTIKVYLNIRNRILKMWLDNPKQQLILDYAMDNMEAPYNSDIPLLKRVHAFLERNGFINYGMFKRLQPIPSKKYGKVIVIGAGIAGLAAAQQLQQFGLEVIVLEARDRVGGRIATFRKGSYIADLGAMVVTGLGGNPVTTLSKQIDMELHRIRQKCPLYQSCGVTVDKDKDEMVEREFNRLLEATSYLSHQLDFNYAGNKPVSLGQALEWIIKLQEKHVKEKQILHLKSVIELQNKLMTNGNELIKIKEKMQEINVKVKEVSGLESKRNVDQEFVYRSGIRDLNALAREWDQLKAQEKEIEEKLAELEASPPSDVYLSSQDRQILDWHFANLEFANATPLSNLSLKHWDQDDDFEFTGNHLTDIKS; encoded by the exons ATGAAAAATATGAGTCGCAGGAAGAAAAGCAAG CTTGatttaaaagaagaaaaggaagaaaaacCAACTCCAAATGAGCAGGATACACCTGAAACTTCTGACAAATCAAAAGTTACAACAAAtgacaaaaaatcaaatgctaACAGCAACCGATCTAGTACATtgaagaaagaaaagaagGATGATGTAAAGAAGGAGAAGGATGATGAAAAGCTTGAAGATTCAGAACTGGATGATCCCCTTATTAGAGAATTGTTTTCTGGCTTGGAGGGGGCTGCCTTTCAGAGCAGAATGCCATATGACAAGTTGACTTCCACTGAAGCTGCTTGTTTTCCTG ATATTGCAAGTGCAGCTCTCCAAACGATAAAAGTCTACTTAAACATAAGAAACCGCATACTGAAAATGTGGCTTGACAATCCTAAGCAACAGCTCATCTTGGACTATGCCATGGACAATATGGAAGCTCCCTACAACAGCGATATTCCCCTCTTAAAACGTGTCCACGCATTTTTAGAACGGAATGGCTTTATCAATTATGGAAtgtttaaaag ATTGCAACCAATACCCAGTAAAAAATATGGTAAAGTCATTGTGATTGGAGCTGGAATTGCAGGCCTTGCAGCCGCTCAACAATTGCAGCAATTTGGTTTAGAAGTTATCGTTCTTGAGGCGAGAGATAGGGTGGGCGGGAGAATTGCCACTTTTAGAAaag GAAGCTACATTGCTGATTTAGGGGCTATGGTAGTCACAGGTTTAGGGGGCAATCCAGTTACTACTTTAAGTAAGCAAATTGATATGGAATTGCACCGAATTAGGCAAAAATGCCCTTTATATCAGTCTTGTGGAGTTACAGTTGATAAAGATAAAGATGAGATGGTTGAGAGGGAATTCAATAG acTTTTGGAAGCAACTTCTTACCTATCTCATCAGCTGGATTTCAACTATGCTGGTAATAAACCAGTAAGTCTTGGACAGGCTCTCGAATGGATCATCAAGTTGCAAGAGAAACAtgtcaaagaaaaacaaattttgcacTTGAAGTCGGTAATTGAGTTGCAG AACAAATTAATGACCAATGGAAACGaattaataaagataaaagaaaaaatgcaagaaaTTAACGTCAAAGTTAAGGAAGTGAGCGGTTTAGAGTCAAAAAGGAATGTGGATCAGGAGTTTGTTTATCGCAGTGGCATAag GGATTTAAATGCTTTAGCAAGAGAGTGGGATCAGCTAAAAGCTCAAGAGAAAGAAATTGAAGAGAAATTGGCTGAATTGGAGGCATCTCCTCCCAG tgATGTGTATTTATCATCGCAAGACCGGCAAATTTTGGATTGGCACTTCGCTAATTTGGAATTTGCTAACGCCACACCATTGTCAAATTTATCGCTGAAGCATTGGGACCAGGACGACGACTTCGAATTTACAGGGAATCATTTGACAG ACATAAAGTCATAA
- the Su(var)3-3 gene encoding lysine-specific histone demethylase 1A isoform X1 yields the protein MKNMSRRKKSKLDLKEEKEEKPTPNEQDTPETSDKSKVTTNDKKSNANSNRSSTLKKEKKDDVKKEKDDEKLEDSELDDPLIRELFSGLEGAAFQSRMPYDKLTSTEAACFPDIASAALQTIKVYLNIRNRILKMWLDNPKQQLILDYAMDNMEAPYNSDIPLLKRVHAFLERNGFINYGMFKRLQPIPSKKYGKVIVIGAGIAGLAAAQQLQQFGLEVIVLEARDRVGGRIATFRKGSYIADLGAMVVTGLGGNPVTTLSKQIDMELHRIRQKCPLYQSCGVTVDKDKDEMVEREFNRLLEATSYLSHQLDFNYAGNKPVSLGQALEWIIKLQEKHVKEKQILHLKSVIELQNKLMTNGNELIKIKEKMQEINVKVKEVSGLESKRNVDQEFVYRSGIRDLNALAREWDQLKAQEKEIEEKLAELEASPPSDVYLSSQDRQILDWHFANLEFANATPLSNLSLKHWDQDDDFEFTGNHLTGVSVRHSFSQNYDYMANTKTTPVATETAIFPDGSVLKWSNGCDLKNQSYNFF from the exons ATGAAAAATATGAGTCGCAGGAAGAAAAGCAAG CTTGatttaaaagaagaaaaggaagaaaaacCAACTCCAAATGAGCAGGATACACCTGAAACTTCTGACAAATCAAAAGTTACAACAAAtgacaaaaaatcaaatgctaACAGCAACCGATCTAGTACATtgaagaaagaaaagaagGATGATGTAAAGAAGGAGAAGGATGATGAAAAGCTTGAAGATTCAGAACTGGATGATCCCCTTATTAGAGAATTGTTTTCTGGCTTGGAGGGGGCTGCCTTTCAGAGCAGAATGCCATATGACAAGTTGACTTCCACTGAAGCTGCTTGTTTTCCTG ATATTGCAAGTGCAGCTCTCCAAACGATAAAAGTCTACTTAAACATAAGAAACCGCATACTGAAAATGTGGCTTGACAATCCTAAGCAACAGCTCATCTTGGACTATGCCATGGACAATATGGAAGCTCCCTACAACAGCGATATTCCCCTCTTAAAACGTGTCCACGCATTTTTAGAACGGAATGGCTTTATCAATTATGGAAtgtttaaaag ATTGCAACCAATACCCAGTAAAAAATATGGTAAAGTCATTGTGATTGGAGCTGGAATTGCAGGCCTTGCAGCCGCTCAACAATTGCAGCAATTTGGTTTAGAAGTTATCGTTCTTGAGGCGAGAGATAGGGTGGGCGGGAGAATTGCCACTTTTAGAAaag GAAGCTACATTGCTGATTTAGGGGCTATGGTAGTCACAGGTTTAGGGGGCAATCCAGTTACTACTTTAAGTAAGCAAATTGATATGGAATTGCACCGAATTAGGCAAAAATGCCCTTTATATCAGTCTTGTGGAGTTACAGTTGATAAAGATAAAGATGAGATGGTTGAGAGGGAATTCAATAG acTTTTGGAAGCAACTTCTTACCTATCTCATCAGCTGGATTTCAACTATGCTGGTAATAAACCAGTAAGTCTTGGACAGGCTCTCGAATGGATCATCAAGTTGCAAGAGAAACAtgtcaaagaaaaacaaattttgcacTTGAAGTCGGTAATTGAGTTGCAG AACAAATTAATGACCAATGGAAACGaattaataaagataaaagaaaaaatgcaagaaaTTAACGTCAAAGTTAAGGAAGTGAGCGGTTTAGAGTCAAAAAGGAATGTGGATCAGGAGTTTGTTTATCGCAGTGGCATAag GGATTTAAATGCTTTAGCAAGAGAGTGGGATCAGCTAAAAGCTCAAGAGAAAGAAATTGAAGAGAAATTGGCTGAATTGGAGGCATCTCCTCCCAG tgATGTGTATTTATCATCGCAAGACCGGCAAATTTTGGATTGGCACTTCGCTAATTTGGAATTTGCTAACGCCACACCATTGTCAAATTTATCGCTGAAGCATTGGGACCAGGACGACGACTTCGAATTTACAGGGAATCATTTGACAG
- the Su(var)3-3 gene encoding lysine-specific histone demethylase 1A isoform X3: MKNMSRRKKSKLDLKEEKEEKPTPNEQDTPETSDKSKVTTNDKKSNANSNRSSTLKKEKKDDVKKEKDDEKLEDSELDDPLIRELFSGLEGAAFQSRMPYDKLTSTEAACFPDIASAALQTIKVYLNIRNRILKMWLDNPKQQLILDYAMDNMEAPYNSDIPLLKRVHAFLERNGFINYGMFKRLQPIPSKKYGKVIVIGAGIAGLAAAQQLQQFGLEVIVLEARDRVGGRIATFRKGSYIADLGAMVVTGLGGNPVTTLSKQIDMELHRIRQKCPLYQSCGVTVDKDKDEMVEREFNRLLEATSYLSHQLDFNYAGNKPVSLGQALEWIIKLQEKHVKEKQILHLKSVIELQNKLMTNGNELIKIKEKMQEINVKVKEVSGLESKRNVDQEFVYRSGIRDLNALAREWDQLKAQEKEIEEKLAELEASPPSDVYLSSQDRQILDWHFANLEFANATPLSNLSLKHWDQDDDFEFTGNHLTECKSDAGPLCYKRLLLKHDSTET, from the exons ATGAAAAATATGAGTCGCAGGAAGAAAAGCAAG CTTGatttaaaagaagaaaaggaagaaaaacCAACTCCAAATGAGCAGGATACACCTGAAACTTCTGACAAATCAAAAGTTACAACAAAtgacaaaaaatcaaatgctaACAGCAACCGATCTAGTACATtgaagaaagaaaagaagGATGATGTAAAGAAGGAGAAGGATGATGAAAAGCTTGAAGATTCAGAACTGGATGATCCCCTTATTAGAGAATTGTTTTCTGGCTTGGAGGGGGCTGCCTTTCAGAGCAGAATGCCATATGACAAGTTGACTTCCACTGAAGCTGCTTGTTTTCCTG ATATTGCAAGTGCAGCTCTCCAAACGATAAAAGTCTACTTAAACATAAGAAACCGCATACTGAAAATGTGGCTTGACAATCCTAAGCAACAGCTCATCTTGGACTATGCCATGGACAATATGGAAGCTCCCTACAACAGCGATATTCCCCTCTTAAAACGTGTCCACGCATTTTTAGAACGGAATGGCTTTATCAATTATGGAAtgtttaaaag ATTGCAACCAATACCCAGTAAAAAATATGGTAAAGTCATTGTGATTGGAGCTGGAATTGCAGGCCTTGCAGCCGCTCAACAATTGCAGCAATTTGGTTTAGAAGTTATCGTTCTTGAGGCGAGAGATAGGGTGGGCGGGAGAATTGCCACTTTTAGAAaag GAAGCTACATTGCTGATTTAGGGGCTATGGTAGTCACAGGTTTAGGGGGCAATCCAGTTACTACTTTAAGTAAGCAAATTGATATGGAATTGCACCGAATTAGGCAAAAATGCCCTTTATATCAGTCTTGTGGAGTTACAGTTGATAAAGATAAAGATGAGATGGTTGAGAGGGAATTCAATAG acTTTTGGAAGCAACTTCTTACCTATCTCATCAGCTGGATTTCAACTATGCTGGTAATAAACCAGTAAGTCTTGGACAGGCTCTCGAATGGATCATCAAGTTGCAAGAGAAACAtgtcaaagaaaaacaaattttgcacTTGAAGTCGGTAATTGAGTTGCAG AACAAATTAATGACCAATGGAAACGaattaataaagataaaagaaaaaatgcaagaaaTTAACGTCAAAGTTAAGGAAGTGAGCGGTTTAGAGTCAAAAAGGAATGTGGATCAGGAGTTTGTTTATCGCAGTGGCATAag GGATTTAAATGCTTTAGCAAGAGAGTGGGATCAGCTAAAAGCTCAAGAGAAAGAAATTGAAGAGAAATTGGCTGAATTGGAGGCATCTCCTCCCAG tgATGTGTATTTATCATCGCAAGACCGGCAAATTTTGGATTGGCACTTCGCTAATTTGGAATTTGCTAACGCCACACCATTGTCAAATTTATCGCTGAAGCATTGGGACCAGGACGACGACTTCGAATTTACAGGGAATCATTTGACAG AGTGCAAATCGGATGCAGGTCCCCTTTGCTATAAGCGGCTCTTATTGAAACACGATAGCACCGAAACTTAA